The genome window CACGAGCGCGGTGATGCGCGGCTTGGCCAGCTCCAGGTACGCCTTCATCAGGCCCTGACCCCGTAGTCGTAGGGGTCGCTCTCAGCCTTGGGCGGGGTCTTGAAGTTGCCGTGCGGGGGCGGCGAGGCCGCCTTCCACTCGAGGGTCAGCGCCTCCCACGGGTTCTCCCCCGCCTGCTCGCCGCCGCGCAGCGAGGCGAGGACGTTGTAGGAGAACACGAGCACCGACGAGCCGACGACCAGGGCGGCCAGGCTGGCGAAGGTCTGCACCGGGTCCATCCACGCCGGGAAGTCCGCGACGTGGCGGCGCATGCCGTGGTTGCCGAGCCAGAACAACGGGATGAAGACGGCGTTGAAGCCGACGAACATCAGTCCGCACTGGACCTTGGCCAAGGTCTCGTTCAGGCGCCTGCCCGTCATCTTCGGGAACCAGTGATGAAAACCCGCGAAGAAGCCGAACACGGCGCCGCCCATGATCGTGAAGTGGAAGTGGGCGACGATGAACCAGGTGTCGTGCAGGTGCAGGTCGGTCGGGGCGTCGGCCAGCGGGATGCCGGTCAGGCCGCCGATCAGGAAGTTGGCGACCATCGCCAGCGCCCACAGCGCCGGGGAGTCGAGGCGGAGTTTCGACTTCCACAGCGTGCCCATCACGGACAGGAAGACGACGCCGGTCGGGATCGAGATCAATTCGGTATTGATCATGAACGGCAGCTTGAGGAGCATCCACATGCCCGACGTGAACATGTGGTGGGCCCAGACGATGAAGCTCAGCGCCGTGATCGTCATCAGCGCGCCCGCGACGAGCTTGTAGGCGAACAGCGGCTTGCGCGCGTACACCGGCAGGATCTCCAGCACCGCGCCGAAGGCGGGCAGGATCATGATGTACACGGCCGGGTGGGAGTAGTACCAGAACAGGTGCTGGTACAGGAGCACGTTCCCCCCGAGGTCCGAGGCGAAGAACGTCGTGTGCATGACGCGGTCGAAGGTGACCATGATCAGCGACGCGGCGACGACCGAGGTGCCCATGAT of Elusimicrobiota bacterium contains these proteins:
- a CDS encoding cbb3-type cytochrome c oxidase subunit I; the encoded protein is MTEFFSALAAGAAVFVAGYLGLRGPLGPQAACVLGYLASLLVFLGVVGGAKAMRSYAEGKEPEEKHGVARYFSFDVDHKVVGIQYTAAAVIIFLVGGLLALTMRLELARHGLQYLTPEQYVTVMSLHGITMVVVALIATAGGLGNFIVPLQIGARDMAFPRLNALSFWLLPPAVILLLASPLLGGLDFGWTAIAPLSTQGSTIGKQLFVLAFVTAGFSSIFGGVNFVATVLTMRAPGMGWRRVPIFTWSIVATAIIQIMGTSVVAASLIMVTFDRVMHTTFFASDLGGNVLLYQHLFWYYSHPAVYIMILPAFGAVLEILPVYARKPLFAYKLVAGALMTITALSFIVWAHHMFTSGMWMLLKLPFMINTELISIPTGVVFLSVMGTLWKSKLRLDSPALWALAMVANFLIGGLTGIPLADAPTDLHLHDTWFIVAHFHFTIMGGAVFGFFAGFHHWFPKMTGRRLNETLAKVQCGLMFVGFNAVFIPLFWLGNHGMRRHVADFPAWMDPVQTFASLAALVVGSSVLVFSYNVLASLRGGEQAGENPWEALTLEWKAASPPPHGNFKTPPKAESDPYDYGVRA